The DNA sequence ctggaaagaaattgagtgtGGTCATCTTCCTCCCCATTTGGTTACCGTTGATTGTGCACTGTTTTGTAACGGGGTTCTTTATTGGTTAGCCGTTAAAGATATGGAAGTGAATTTTGTGATTGTTGCCTTCGACTTAGCCGGAAAGCATCTATCAATGGTGTCATTTCCAACGTCAGGCGGTTCCCGTCGGCTGTTAAAGCTGTTTGCTGGATGCCTTGGGATATCTTACTTGAACTTCACGGAAGACCAGAAGACTGAGATCTGGGTAATGAAGGAGTTATCTTGGACTAGGCTCAATGTTGTGCTTCCTTATGCTCACGTAATCCACCCTTTGTGTTTCACTAAAGGTGAACTTGTTGGCACCAAAAACAATGAGTTGGTCAAAGTCAGCGATAAAGGTGTATCGGTGAAGTCTCTAAGAATTAGTTGTCGTGATCGTGATAATGACTCGAAGATGGTAATGTTTACTGAGAGTTTACTGTCACTTCCGGACGAGTTTGGCGGCACTGGGGAAGAACAAAGAAAGTAGGGTGTTCACACATGAGATATCAAAAGTTGTTTCCAGGCTCTGGTGTGCATGTTTCAGCAAGTAACTGAATTTAGGAGCATCTTTGATAAGGTGTTTTATATGTATCTTCTATCCGGATTCAACATATGTCTTCTGAATTTTGTATTGAATGTTTTGTTTTAGGATTAATGGACTTCTTGTCttccttttttcaaaaaaaaataaaataatatatatatatatatatatatatatatatatatatatatattccaatACAAATAACTTTTTTGAGTTCGTATACCTGTAAATTTTCTGGGTAGTACTATGCCTGTCATTTTTGGTTCCTTCAAACTATATTCGATGGCAACTTTATTggaaaataagaataagaaatTGAGAAAACTTTGCATGGGAGTGTTTTCACTTGTCTGCAATGAAATGGGGCTTGATCCATTtgaccttttttttcttttcttaaatctgaaataaagaataaaatatattttttaatcttttagaGTTTTAATTGCTTGAAAGACTATGTTTGGATTTATGAAATAAGGTAAGGTAGATGGAGTAAAGAATTTAGTAAACTTCTTTGTTGGATTTCTAATTTTATGATGTAATAAATTTCAATTTATGTAATCAgaatacttttatttattccatgTAATTTAGGGTGTGTAAAACGGAATTTAACATTTGGAAATTCCCATAAAGTTACCGTAAAACACTTTTTTTTAAGATGCTTAGGTGTCAAACTATGATTGGATACATTTAATAAACCAGTTTAATAAttgaaagattaaaaaaaaaaagggtctTTATAATAACATGAATAAACCTAATTGTTCTATAAGTCTATAACCATTAAATCCGGTTCAATTCAGTCCATTTACATAATGGGACCGGGtcatgcttttctttttttctttcttttaactTGCAAGTTGCAAGAACGACATTGTTCAGCAATCCTAAGTCTCTTCCCTCAACTTCAAGCTCCAATTTCAAGTTCGAACTTTGTGGCTCACTGCGTGCTCTCCCGCCCAAGCTTTCTCCCTCTCTCAGTTCTGGTCTCTCTCACTGTCTCTGGTGTCGTACTCAAGCTCATCGTCGCTCTCTTGGTTCCGGTATCTTTCACTGTCTTCGGTCTAGCACTCAGTCGCAATCGTGCGCCATTCTTGCCCTCGTCGTCGCTGGCGGCAGACGCCGCAAGTCCCGGGATTTGTCTTCGTCACTCCCTGTCTCATCACCGTCTCGCAGTCAATCCCACTCCTTCGTTCCGCTCGCAGTCGTCTCGGCCCCTTTTCGCCACAATTCCTCTTGGTATGGTGCAGTTCCTCCATAACttgattttaatttatcaatttcTGCTTTAAGGTTTGATGGTCTTGGTATGGTTACTTCTAGAAATCCTTTAGTTGGGGCTTGTTGTTTTATTTTGGGAGTTAGGGATAGCTTCTGATTCATTTGCTTCTCATATAACAACATATAAATATCACCTGTGCATTCTGCTGGTAATCTTAATCATTCAATGGATTTTTTAAGTAATGTGTGAATTTAGAGGTTTTATAATCGGATTTTTGAGGGATGGTGGATATAAAAGTTAAAGTAGAATTAGCTGATGTAGTAAACAATTAGAAACATACCAAAAAGTATTCTTATATGTTAGTAGCAAAATAATCATGAGACTTTATGTTTGCACTCTGCAAACACAATTAAAAGTGCCATCCAATTATATTTTCTTCGATCAGTATAAATTCATTCACCTGAAAAAAAGGGAGATGTGAGATACAGTAATAGTACCTTTGATTACCcgattttttataaaataaagatttaactcaaaatattttgttttattgtatAAGATCAGATTATACTCAGTAGTAGCAGAATAATATAAGGTAAGCAATGGACACCAAATCCTGTATTTATTCCATAGATATGTTAGTTAGTTATATGATGAACAATGCAGATGGCACTGAAAGATAGGAAAGGAGAGATATAAACCTGAGATCACTAAAAGTAAAGAGGTGCTAATCAATAACTTAGAGCCAGCCTTCTCTTAATTTCATGTTACTATAaggtatatatattatttgaataTAATTCAATTGTTTAAGAAGAACAAATGCTGGTTTCAGCACTAAATCCATCAAATGAGTATAGGCCAATAAGAGAATGTCACGTGATATGATAAATCTTAAGGAACGTTAAATGTTCACTGTCACACAAATACATAACAAAATTCTTCGGTACATTCTGAATATGTTTATGTggaattttataaaatcataatatataatttaaactTTCAAAGCCTTTGTAAATATTTAAGATAGCTAACTAATAAATAGGCTATGTTATGTAAATATCATGGTGTTAGGAACTTCTATGATAGTTTATTATATTGCATTTGGACATATATTTCTACTTAGTGATATAAATAAGTGACACAATTTGGCCATAAAATTAAAGCGTTATAAGGTGATgcattcttaaatataaatgatAATTTTGTTTTACTTTTCTAAGTTACTTTCTTGTAAATAGTTTTGAGTGAGGCTAGTTTGGTTTAGGACAAGTACAACACAGTGCATTAGAAAGTGTTTAGCTTATGACAGCGAATTATGACTCATTTACTATATCAGTGACTCATCTTAGTTTTAAAATGGATTCGTCGTAATCATAATAGTAAGTATACTTAATAAAAACAATAGCTTTAAATAATTGCCTTTTATGTTTATTGATaatttaacttaattaattGAATGGAACCGTATTAATAGATAAATTTAGCCTAACTTTTCATGTATAAACTATATTAATATACTTatctatattaaaaaaaataagtcaaatccgttaaataataaaaaaattgtttaaataaaaaaagttttataatagaataaattatattaatatacttatctatattatatataaattataatttattaatatatttaaatgatttttaaaaaataatcatttaaattaatttttaaaattttaatatatatctttattaataattttttttttaaaactaaagaGTAAGAGAGATGTGTTttcagattttaaaaagaataaatttaaaaattttacaatCTCTATTAATTAAAGAGTAAAGATGTAATTTTGATATTATTGGTACATTTTTACTCTATTTTCATGtacgtaaaaaaaatatttgaatgtGCCACTATGAGGAACTAGGGCAGCAAAATGACGAAACTAATGAACGAGTCTGGGTTTTTCAGTGTATTCGGGTCGGGTTCGGTTTCTCGATCTGGTCCAGCCCATAGTCCCAggtttgacaaaaaaaaaaaaggaaaacaaaatacAGATCATTGAATACAGCCCATGGTCCCAGGTTTTCAATTTTTCGTGTGGAGCTTTAGAGCATTGAATAcgatcacattttccttttcctttatATTTTCCCTCCTAAAAACCAAACATGAAGTTCTAATTTTAAAGAGTAAAGAATCTTTCCCCATATAGAAGAAGCGTCCAACACTCATGTACGACACTCCCTCCTAAGGAAGATGCATAGAAATATCTTCAATCTTTACTTCTTTCTCAGTAAAACCAGGTTGTTGCATTTCTCAAATCCAATCCTAATGCGTACTCCCTTCTGAAATCATTCTTCCTCTCCCAGCTTCGCTCTCCGTTCATTAATTGGAAGATGAAATCAAATTCCACCGAAAATTTTGGTACTAACTGGGACTGGGTGGACCCTCAAGTCTTAAACACACAGTCCTCCATCACCAACCCTTTCAACTTCCTTCAACCCACACTTGATCCCTCTACTGTTTCATTTCTACCTTGCACTCCCTCTGAGCGCGTTTGTTTCTCAACCCTTCATCTCcatgatcataatcatgatttCTTCTACCTCTATGAGATCATCTTCACCCACTTCAGTCTCAGACTTCCTTTCTCCGATTTCCAACTTCAATGTCGCTCCCACTCAACTTCACCCCGAAGCCTCGAGAATCTCTGTCAATCCTTTCGTCTTGCTCCCAGTGTTGAcggctttcttctacttctttcaGGTAgttaaagataaggaaaagatgaGTTGGGTTTCCATTCGTGCGCATGAAGGACAAACCAAAATCCTTGTTTTCGAATCAGTTCTTCCGAGTTGAAGGTAGAATGGGCTCAGCACTTCCCTTCTTGGTGGGTGAAAACAATAAGCCAAAGTTTCCACTGTACTGCACTCGGATGATACAGTCTCCCAAACCACCTCAATGTTCAAGCTTGTCTCCTTCGGAGAAAGAACCACTCCAATGTGCCTTTTACTTTCCCCTTAACACCAAAATAAGCCCTTTGCGTAAGCGCATTTAAGTATTTCCGGTTCGAACTGTGATTATAACTTTATCTGCTTCGCTACCATATGGTCTAAGTGCTGTTTGTTGCAGATGTCCCTAACTCAAAACAGGTAGTTGAAGTCTACCCTGAGCAGAGGAAAAATCAACAGGTGTTGGTGGAGAATAGTCCTACTCCTACTCCTCCCCTTCTGCCTCCGCCGGAGACGGATCATTTGTGTGGTTTTGAAGGGGACGGAGCAGGGCTTCCCTCCTGCGTCCAGGGTCATGCATTGGATTCCAATGGTCTCATCAGCCACAGCATGGGACACATGGATCTCTGTAGCTTTCTGCAGGGACTATTTCAGCAAGGCATCATGGGTGTTAAGTTATTCGTTGAGAAAATGGAAGTGATTCGGAAACAGGTGTCCGAACTTGAATCTGAGCTGAATGAGGAGAGAAGCGCCAGAAAGAAAGCTGAGGGGAAGGTAGCAGAAATGGAAAAGGAGCTTGCCTCCGCAAGAAGAGATTGTGACAAGATGGACTCCTACTACCACCACGAGTCAAAGAGATTATTAGAGGCCTAAAGAAAAGGCTTATATCGTTATTTTGTAGAAAGACCATGGTTTTACTTAACCagtactttttatttatttttaaaagaaataattgttaaaaaatgatTTGACGGCAAGTAGGGCCTGTCTGAATATGTAATATGTTAGTTGCCACATTCTAGTTGAGACATCTAATGCTGTTACTATGGAGGATTTGTATCATCTGTGCCATCTCGTGCTGGACAATGATGACAGCTCGCTCCTAATATAGAGAACAGACGGTATGATATATTTTGCTTATTTCCCTAATATCTCGAGTTTTATTCCCTGCTTCGTTTTCAAATTGACATGCTCTGATGCAATTGAAGTTTTATAGTCTTGTGTTTTCTTGCAACTTATCACTTCAGATAGATAACATAACATCTCCTGCCCAGTCAAGTTTGCAGTACAATATCTGCACATAGAAAACTTGCAAGATTTGGATATGCCTAATCCTTCAGTAAAAAAACTTGCGTGAGCCTGTATATACCATGACTTTGTGCAGTTTCTGTTCCTTcgttcatcatgttcttggttAAATCAAGTTCCAAACTTGTCAATTTTTGGTCAACAATTGAGTTTCCAAGCTAAATGGCATTTGCCCAAATCTTTAGTATCCATTCGTTTCGAGAGTACATATCATATTGTGCTACTTATCAAAGCCAAGTTTGCTGAGGTAATTggcaaaataatttaaagaaaatgaaatttaaaatcATCATTAAGGATATAGGCCAACAAGAACGTCAGATGCT is a window from the Arachis stenosperma cultivar V10309 chromosome 3, arast.V10309.gnm1.PFL2, whole genome shotgun sequence genome containing:
- the LOC130965424 gene encoding uncharacterized protein LOC130965424, producing MGPGHAFLFFFLLTCKLQERHCSAILSLFPQLQAPISSSNFVAHCVLSRPSFLPLSVLVSLTVSGVVLKLIVALLVPVSFTVFGLALSRNRAPFLPSSSLAADAASPGICLRHSLSHHRLAVNPTPSFRSQSSRPLFATIPLDVPNSKQVVEVYPEQRKNQQVLVENSPTPTPPLLPPPETDHLCGFEGDGAGLPSCVQGHALDSNGLISHSMGHMDLCSFLQGLFQQGIMGVKLFVEKMEVIRKQVSELESELNEERSARKKAEGKVAEMEKELASARRDCDKMDSYYHHESKRLLEA